ACACCATCCTGGCACTctaaggggccttaaagtgggtgtgTTACATTTCCTCCCACTGTAAGGCCTGTTTGCactgccagaatggtgtaaaggggccaTAGTGCAAATGAGAATCTGATCGCTTCTCCCtcattcctagagcagctctttAGTATTGAAGTTCTCATAGTGTATTAGTAACTTTTGAAAGAGTTAGCTAGTAAAAACTGTTGCTGGGATTTTGAAACCCAACTGCCAAGGGgattttaggagcctaactctctTAGGTCCCTTTTCAGGGTAGGATTGTCAAAGCTGTTCTGGATAACTGCCCTGTCAGAGCTGCATGCTGGTGTATGCTGTGCTGCCCCGAGGGAGGTGATAGTGCAGCCTTGGGAGTTTGGAGTgctattccccactctgccactgacttgctgtatcaCCTTAGGCAAGTCTCTTAATGGCTCAGTGCCACAGTCTGCAAGATGTTTTGGAAGCCTCAGACCAAAGGCACTACTGAAGTATTATTGGTTGCTCTAGGCCACGTGGCAATGGCAGAACTGAGAATGAGAcgcaggagccctgactcccagccacgGCTTTAACCATTTAACTGTCTCCCTGCTAGTACCATAGTTCAAAACTTGGATTTTAACTTGTGACAGGTGTGGTTCAGAAGAGGTGTGAACTCGCACAATCCATGTGGCACCAGCTGGATTGAAATGGTTGGAGAAATGATGATGGTAAACGTAGGCTTAAATGACCAGGTAAGGCGGCGGAACACCAATTGTGTGAACACATGAGCATGTTTAGACTCCTTCTGTAGGATCACTGTTCAGCTTTGCGGTTGGAATACACGCGGGGGACGCCAGGATGTTCAGCCCAACAAGGGGCCCAATTGCCTGAACTGCCAAAAGCCCATGAGGCACTGGGGGTTTGCAATGCGAGAACGTTCAGCGAACCTGCCTCTCATCTGACACACCTGAGTACAAACCAGCCCCCATCCCACAATCAACCCTATACAGGAGTGATGCACTGCACCTAAACTACCAGCACTAGAGACAAACCCAAAGAAAACCCCTGACTCAGGAAAGACTCTTGCCCTCAACTGTCCTCTTCTCACTCCCCTGTTGTAGCTGACGCCCATCTGCTTTCCATGCCATTCATCCCCTTAGGACACACAGACATTCCCGTCAAGACCCCTTTCTCCCCTAGGTCTGGGGAATCGGCTGCGAGGATCGAGCTGTTTATTTCCGGCAAGGCGTCACACCGAGCGAACTCAGCGGGAAGACATGGAAGGCGATTGTATCTGGCAGAGAGAGTGACAGGTCTCAGACCGGCAGCTCGACCAGTCTGCTCAGGTAGCTAATAAAGTGTCCACAAGCCCTAAAGGCCATCAGATTTTGGTGCTGCCAGGGCATGAGGAGTATTTCTGTGAACACAATCCATCCAGTTTGTTCAAGGCTCCTcactgtgaccttgagcaaaccCCGCACGTGGTTCCGGCTTCTCGCCAGGTACTGAAGTccatttgtttgggttttttttttttttccaattaaaatgCAACAGTGAGCAGCAAACTCTTCCTCTCTGGGGAGGGAGGCAATGTTCTGACTTGAGAATTCAGTGCAGCCTGGTAGTAAAGGGAGCTGAGCTGGGATTTGCCCTCAGATTCCAGGGTCCAGTCTAGAACAGGATGAAATGTTACCTGCCAGATATCCTGGAGGTGTTTTCTCCACTTAACGATTATCTTTCTCTTGGGGGTCACTTGTGTGGCATCTTGCCACTTTCTTTCCCAGAGGGGATAAACAAATGGTTCCATGATGACAGTTGGCCCATCGGCCATGCTGGGAACACTGCGAGAAGCCACGTGCTGAGCCCTAGGGCTCAGAACATCTCGTGTTGCTGAACAGAAACTATCTGCAGTTGAGAATGAAACCACAGTGTTGATAgactctattattattattcatttgtgcTAGTGgcacctgggagccccaggcctccATTGTCCTaggcaaacacagaacaaaaagacagcccctgccccagagagcttgcagtcTGAGAATAAGACAAGAGaacagatggatgcagacagaGGGGGAGCGCAAGGAAACAATGATGCAATCATGTCTTTACAGACAAGACAAACACAGAGTGGGGGAAAGGTTagcacacacaagcagagtgaacagtgtAATGGCAGCGAACATCATGTTAATGCCAGGATTCTTTTTAGTTTGCCggcagaggggtggagtgagtTAGGAGGGGATCGGCTAAATAGAACAgggaatggaggggtggggggcgggtaGGAGGGGGAAGGTAGCTGTGGGGTGAATCTGAGATGAAGGTGGCGGGGAGCTGaaggaaacagctgatcagcacagggCACAGAATGTCCACCCATTCTGTAGTCCTGACTGGAACATCCAAAGGTCTCTGCTTCCAAAGGGCTGGAGTCTCTAGCTGGGTTCTCTCTGCACCTCTCCTCCAAGGCCACATGGAAAAGACAGGAGGCACCGCATGGGCCCTAGAACCCCTAGAAGGTGTGTGGGGTTTCCCCTGCACTGTTCTGGGGCCAAGGGCACATTGGGAGGAAGAAAGGGGCCTGGCTGGACCCATATTTTACCTctgcccctcccaaatgcagcagtccctgctttggctgcttctgttccTACCAGTTGGAGTCTCAAAAAAGTCCTGCTCAGCATTTGTAAACCAAAAGACAGGGCCTTGGGGTGTTAACACTTGGGGTATTCTGGAGAGTTCTGTGCAGCCAACCCTACAGGCTGTCCTAAAAGGATTTCCCAGCATGGCCTACAAAGCCATGCGTTGGGCTCTCTTCCCTTGGGGATGGAGTTAAGCTTTTACCATAAAAGGTCTGGTTTGTATCAGCTGTTCACTGTGTAGCCATCTCTGTCTGTCGTTCTCTGGTCTTTTCTATGGCTCTGTGCCGGTTGATAATTCGGAGAATGGTGGCTGATTAGCTACTTGTCTGTTTGTCCCCAAGCGCTGGCTGTTTCTTCAGTGACGACGTTAGGGAGCAAATGAATTTGATCGTTCAGAGCGATGCGGACATTTCCTCTGATACCGAGAGCCCACAGATACACCCAAACCTTGCTGACATGCCCCTGTCAGGTGCTGCAGCTAGCGTCAATGGTAACAGCGTGGGAAGCCAGTCAGCAGAAGCGAGTGCAAACTTGGCTGTGGATCCTCTGGACTCTACTCCCGAAGAAGTCAGCCCTGCTTCAGACAATGGCAAGAAGGCTGGTCTCGAAAAACCCAAGTCTTCTGCTGACCAGGATCCCCATCCTGCAGAACTGCAGTGGACAAACATTGACTTAAAGGAGGCCCATAAAAAGCCTCTGCTCGCTGCCAGCACCTTCCCGGAGACATCCAGCCTGTCTTCCCTTGGCATGTTCTCAGTTGGAGTTGAAGAACATTATGGAGCTGATGAGCACCCGTTGTGGgcttgggtgtgtgggggaggctgCCTGGTGGATTCACACAGCTTGCTGAAATGGTTCACTCTTCAGTCAGGTACTGTCAGCTCAGTGTAGCTGGGCCTTGATCCCCACTCAGGGCCTAATAAGATACcgtgcttttttatttttttaagcgtGTCCTTATCTCAAAATAATCCCTCGTTCTCCCACCCACTCTCTTACCTAGTATCCTGCATGCCAGTTAGTTGTTACCCTTCATCCCAGAAGAGAAGGTATTTCCTGCTGTGCATATCTACCTGTAAAGCACTTTATGAACGTAGTTAGTGACTATTTCTCTGCATATTTGGCAGACATGTTACACAGGGAATAATCCAGTTTGTCGGAACTCCACACACCTGTTTAGCTCTCCATAGCGTTGAAACTGGAGCTCAGGATAAAACGGCTCCTGGGTGTGACTGAAAACTAGTCAAAAGCAAGTTGTGGAGGGAGCCTGTTTAGAGACAAATACCACAGTGCCCTGCTGGTACCATAGTCCTTGTGATCCGAGGATGAGATATACACTATCGTAAGCCTTTCTAATGGCAAGAGGAACTGAAAGGTGGTTTTCTGAATGGAAGCCCAGCCTTGACTCCTGGAGGGGTTAGAACAGGGAGGCTTTTGAAGAAAGTGAAATATGGTCAAATTTCCAAATAAGTTGGTTGTCAAATTAGTGAGTATGTGGCATCGCAATACTTAGTCTTGTCTTACTGGTCATCTCAGCTCTGTATCAGAATCTGTAGAGCATATGGTCATCTCCTAGGACCATACAGGTGCTACTCTAGTGGAGGAATATAGAGAGGAGTTTATGATAAGTCTTTCAATCCATTTTCTATGCACCATTTGCAGTATTCTCACTGGCCCTTTGGTAATGCCACTGGGGCTAGTGTGTCCATGTAATAGTGGTGTGAGACCAGAGGCACTTCACCCAGTGTTTTTGAAGTGGCAAATTGTGTCTTGAGCATCTAATACTTCACATAATTGAGTTTAAAGCTCACTTGGTCATCATGTTGGTTCTGCTCTAGGTCTGTTATCCTCTGTGCAGTCCCTTTCCCTGTCTATCAGTCCAGCACAGACAGCAGCGTGGCGAAAGCAGATTTTCCAGCAGCTCAGTGAAAGGACCAAGCGGGAACTGGAGAACTTTAGACACTATGAACAAGCTATCGAGCAGGTAAGTGAAAGTcctcctgtttccttccctttAACTCTGATCATGATTTAACATCTGACAGGATTGGGCATCCGTGATGGTACTGTCCAGTGTATGGGCTGCAACCTACTGTTATTAAGCATTGTATCCTTGCGCCCGTTCACATTTGTCCATTACCACAGCTCTTAGAGCAACTTTTCCCAGGCACTCCAACTGGAAACCCTAGTAGCCATTAGACCTCTGTCACAGCTGCTCTTGTAGAAAAGTTCCATTCTAAAAGCTAGTACTATAAAAAAGAACACTGGCTGACTCTGTTGCACTTGTTACTGAATATGCTGAAATTCCTAATCCAGGACACCTTTAAATGTGTTAGATGCATGTGAGTTACTGCACTACACAAATTCAGGGCCTTCTGTTTGCATGAATATCCTTATTACTTCAATAAATGAGTGAGCTTATTCTCTGTGAACACCAGGGGGCATACCACGGCTTCCATAAGTAGTGCTTATAATGTCAAGAACATCTGAATAACAGGATTTCTCGTTAATATTTCCCTTTGATTATCACACAAAATTTCCTTGGGCTCTTCTTAGATTTCATTCAGGATTTTGGCCCCTCCTTTTCTAAGACTTGAGTTATCCAATATCACCTGTTTAAAGTATTAAAATACAATTCGTTTCAATATAGAACAGTTTGGCGTATGCACTTTCAGTCAGTTTTAATAGATGATTATGTTAAAAGCACTCAAGCTCTAGAAACACTGTTTCTAACTCTAACCCCAGTGAGAAACAACCTGCTGTATTTCCCCAAGTCAGAGACTCTCTCTGTGATTTTAAACTCTCTGAAGTGATGACTCTCTGAAGGTGGCATCTCACCTCTCTACCATCGAGTTTTGTTAGCCTTCATCTGATCACATTATCTTCTGCTTGTGTCAGAGCTTCTCGGTATTGTATAGAAAGAACGAGCAATTGAGGGGGTGTCAAGAAAACTCTTTGCAGCTCCTTGTAACCTTGTGTTTCTGCCACAGTCTGTCTGGGTGAAAACGGGGACCTTGCAGTGGTGGAGAAGCTGGAAGCCTCATAAATGGACAGATGTGCGAGTAGCGCTGGAGCAGTTCACTGGGAATGATGGCATGCGAGACAGCATTCTGTTCATCTATTACATGTATCATGAGGAGAAGAAGGTGCATTCGAGAAGCACATTGCAGTGCTGGTGTCCCATTTGACAAGAGGAAAAACATGACTAGATGGGGATGGGCATTGTGATACAGGGTTTCTTGTCTAGGTCACCATTTCCGATCTGGCCCAGGCCAGTAGCAAATGAAAGTCTTTTCTCTCTGATGGCTGTCTCAGGGTCCTGTTAGAAATAATCCTGCTCTCAGTGGGAAAGCCACCACCAGGTTGACACCAATTAGCCATCTTGTTGACAGCCCAGAGACTGAATGGTCATGGAGAAAGAACCAACCTTTGTGGCCTAGCAGGGGGGCCCCTCTGAGGTAGGGTTGACACACACTAGCAGAGTGGTGTAGAGGCGGTAGATAGGACCTCAGTCATCCAGGGCTGTAAGTCTAACCCCATTTCACGAGCACTCCCAAATACAATGTGGGTTTTCTCCCAAGCAGAATGTTAGTCCCTCTGCCATCCTTACCAGGGACCATTTGTGCAAGGTTTCCCTATTGTGGGGGAGGCTTAATGGGAGTTTGCCTTGTTCACGAATGCCCTTTGTATTGTGCCAGTACATGCACGTGTTCCTGAACGAAGTTACCATTCTGGTTGAAGTTCTGAATGATGCCAAACACTCCTTCGCTCTCTACACGCCTGAGAGGACAAAGCAGCGGTGGCCAATTCGTCTAGCAGCCGCCACAGAACAAGAAATGCATGACTGGGTAACTCTGCCAACTTTCTAACGCAGTCTGGTTACATTTGAAATGACTTCCTTAATCCCTCATTTGTGTGAGGTTTGAGCATCAGGTTTGCAACCTCTGGACTCTttggctatgtctgcactagcaAACATTGGGAAGATATACCACTAGTGCTACAAAAATTCAGCCCAAGTTTACTTGACATCATAGTGAAAACACCTGCCGCTGCGTGTCACCACTAGGGCTCGTGCCGGTGTGACCTGTGGTGCAGCTGACCCCATGATCACTCTTGTGGGATTTTTGTCCCCTCTAAAATCccctactgtagaccaggccacaggaACTGTGGCAGGATTAACTCAGTCCTACCCTTCTTTGGAGACAGAGAAATGGAGTTGTGTGTGATGGGCAGGGCTACAGGCATTCAGACCACCTTAACTACTAAGGTTTGCTCAGCGCTGTGTAGATATTCTACTTCTCATAAAGAGCTTAAACAAGTGGGACAAAACTTTCCTTCACTTTTGTGCATTGAGCTGTCTATCCGCATGCTTGCGTCTCTGTGGCAcaaaaatggctgcatttcagcagtggcgagagggaaggaggaaggtgtgtgcgtgtgtgtacagAGACATTGTGAAGACTCTGGGGATCCTGAAAGATAAATCATGCTGATAGCAAGGAATCATGACACCTTTGATCTGAACTCTGCTAGTTCACCTTGGAGATTTGTAAAAGGCAATGAGGATAAACCTCCTTTCACTAGCACTAGATGACCTACGTTAAGGGAAAACCCGTGTTCGCACCATGAAATGCACCTCCTCGCTCTTTGTTGCTTCCTTATATTGTAGCTGGCTTTGCTGAGCATGTCCTGCCGTGAAAGCAGACGGATTCAAggccctccctcccaccaggccATCTGGTCTGTTACCTGCAAAGGAGACATCTTCGTCAGCGAGCCAAGTCCTGAATTAGAGGCCGCACCACACCTGATGCCATGTGACCAAATGTAAGACGGTTTTAAAGTTCCCCTCACTACTGTGCATTTCAAGCAGCCAGAATTTTCTTTAATTCCATGTCAGCGGTTATGCGTTCTGTTGTGTGAAACGCATGGTGTGCTGTAGATGTCAGCCAATGATGAAGAGAGACATGGAGTTGCCTTTGTTTTCATAAGTGAGATGAAGAAGTTTCCTCAGGCTACATTTTGATGTTCACATGCTCAAGCTGCATGTTATGAGCCAGATCTTGCAAGGTTTCCTATCTGATTTCATTGGGATGACCTGTAAGACTTGCAGGGTTGGGTGCTAAATTATCCTACACAAATTAGTGGATGGCATTTTAGAGTAAATGAAACATTCCATTCATTAGGGCTGAGATTTGAATAGCACCCAAGTGAGGGGATTCAGAATTCTGAATCCCACATGCAGTGGTGGTAGATGCTCTCTAGTGAGGACAGCAGCTGGGTTTCTATTCTAAGCATGATATTGCAGCCCTGACCACTGTAGTCCAAAAGCAAAGAGGCCCTTAATCTGCCTCAAAATTGGCAGGTTAAGGGCCAAGTAGAATTTTTGCTACTAATTGGAAGTGACTTGCATGAGGTGTTTCTGATTTATGAAACCCTAAAAATCCCTTGGGTGCATCTACAGCGCAGCTGGGTGGTGCGATTCCCAGTATGGGTAGACAGACTGGCACTAGCTCAGCTCCAGCTAGCatgccaaaaatagcagtgtggagaGAGATTGCAGCATGGAGGGCAGCTTAGGGTAGCTGCTGGAGTCCAAGCCTGCCTGATCCCTTGGGTCAGAGCTCAGGTAGCTAGCAGTGCTGTTCtggcatgctagcttgagcagagctagtcgGAGTCTGTCTACCCTGgatgggaatcacacctcccagctgcagtgtagacataccatcagAGTCCTAACAGTGGAAGGGAGAGGTGGGTGGGGCTCCACTCAGGCCCTAAAGCTTGCCAGGTTGCTGGTTCCTTTATCTACTCCTGCACACTTCCTGATCTGTAAAAGCAGGTCTTCTTTTCTACTCCCCCAGACTCCGCACTGGCATGTTCCTCTACAGTCCCTTTGCCTTCCCTACTCTTCCCTAGACACACGCTCCACACCCTGCGTGGCTCCTGGTCCCCAGGAAGGGATTTCCCTCTACTAGGCACCTCCTCAGAGCTGCAGACTTGGGGGTCCATCTTGAGTACGTGAAAATAAGACTCTGCTCCTGCAGAAGGTGAGGGAATCCCCTCTGGCCTCCTGCCTTCCCCCAGGCCCATATTAGGACCATCAATTCATGTGTATTAAACCAAGGAAATTCCTAGAGGAAAAGCTTCTGGGCGAAGTGAACCTGAGGGCGAATATCCACACCTAACAAGTGAAAATCTCACCAGTATATCCTAGCTAACTGTTCTAAACAAACCAGCAATGGTTcaaatcaggaaattcaaagttaaactTAGACGTAAGTGAGGTGTTTGACAGGCTGCAGACTCGCAGCTGAGGTAGCCAAGTGGCCTCCACCCACTGACAGGAGTCAGTCAAAAGGCACATTCTTAATTGGCATCAATCGCCTTCCCCACGGTTTGGATAGAGGCCGAATGAGCTAGCGACTGAACTGTCCTCCAACCCTCCCTAAGTCAGGGCTGAGGTGCAGGGCAGGGAACACGTGCCGTTACTGACTCCGCCATTGAGTTCAtgtaaaatgttctctctctccctgcaggttTTGGCGACAGATTGGAGGGCATCTCCGCCTGATAGAGTGCAATAGCCATGGCATAGTATGGGGCATAGGTTACGATCACACGGCCTGGGTTTATACTGGGGGATACGGAGGCGGCTTCATTCAAGGTAATGACACATTTATTCTACCAGGGTGTATAAATTCCCTATTTAACCTCCTGCATGGCACCAGCAGAACGAAAAATTTCAATCCCCCATCTTTGTATTGTGTCTAGTCTGTAGAATGAGGTGATGGGCATGTCCCATCTCTGCAAGGGAAGCAGGCTGTGCATCTTAGCTTTCTATCTTTGGCTCAAAAATGAGCAATAAAACGTGCATAAAAGTTCCACCTGGCAAAATTTTGAACTATTACAACTTTcttctttaatatttaatttcGCTTTTAATCCGAGTGATTTATTGCCTACAGGATTGACCAGCAGCGCCGATAATATTTACATGCAATCAGATGTGAAATGTGTTTATATCTATGAGAACCAGCGGTGGAATCCAGTCACAGGATATAGCAACAGGTAAGTGTGTGCGTTTATAATGGTCAAGGGAAATATCAGggtgtttttaaacttttatttcatGTGTTAAATTGAGATGGAAGGCACATGGGCTTTGAGAGGCTAGATTTCATTAAAGGATGCCTTtgtaggcctcaatcctgcaatgcaTTGTACACCAGCACACCCCTGGGAAGGCACAAAACCTACCTGCAAGCAACACATTGCAGGATTAAGGTCACAGATCGTAAGCGCTTCAAGTCAGGAACCATGTCTTCCTGTGTGTCGTGTAGTGCTAAGCACAACGGGTCCCTGATCCTAAATGGGGCCTCTGGATGCTGCATTTAATAACCATATTTAATAATCATCTAAAGACATTGGGGTCTAATGAAATGGAAGTCAATAAATCTCTCCTTGGTGGGTAGGAAAGGTTTTTCCACCAAACTTTGGAAAACGGCAGAATTCTCAAGATTCACCCTCCtggtttttaaatgcaaaatagtcAGTTTTTTGAGATCTTTGATCAGTGTTTGGCAGGCAACTGAGCTGCAGAGCAAACCTGTTTCCTTTCAGTCCCTTCTTCAAGAGAGTCTAGTGATTGAAGACAGTGTTCAGTGTGTGGACGTGGGAAGTGCTAGGCAGAGGTGAAGAGCTTTATCTTTTATCCTTCTCTCACTGTCGCTTATTCTTTATTCCTTGTACTTGTGTTGCAGAGGGCTGCCCACAGACAGGTACATGTGGAGTGACGCGTCTGGCTTACAAGAATGCACAAAAGTTAACACAAAGCCTCCATCCCCGCAGTGGTCTTGGGTAAATTTTgtcttgaaattattttttttttctattttttatttaaaaataaaaaaggatggCCTAGTTGCTCAGGCACAGAACGGAggtgtcaggagacctgggttccattcctggctctaccactgacctgctgcgtCACTTTAACCTCGGGTTTCCTCATCGGTACAATGGAGATGATCTCCCTGCATCCTAGGGATGCTGAGAGGATTGAttgtccccccaccctcccaacccAATTCCTCTTTGGctcctttgtgaatcccaccctgaATGTTTTTAAAGTCCTTGGGGACCCAGGATGAAGTTGTTCTGAACAGGCAAAGTTGTACTATAAGTATTTTTATCAGAACATTCCATACAAGCAATTACAATGCAAAGTGTGCAGAAGAAGAGGTGAAAGGTGATCTCCCTGCCTTCACTTTCTGTTGTGCTCCTATTCACGTTATCCTTCTGACTCTAGGTGTCTGACTGGTgtattgattttaacatttccGGTGGAACTGATCGGGAAGGCTGGCAGTATGCAGCAGACTTTCCAGCGTAAGGAGTTACCTTCTTGTACCTAATAGCCTGGCAGGACCATGCCAAGTTTAACACTTGATtggctacaaccacactgcaaGCAATTACTTAAAACTAGTTGATCTGCACTTCAGCTTTGCTTTAATGATGGCAtctgtgccttgatttccccCTTTGCAAAATGAGGGGGAGAGAGCTGCGGACAATCAGTGTTGAGTACCGTATCGATTTGAAGTATTAGTGTCCATGgcgtttggggaggaggggtgaaatATAAGTCCCACACAGCAAAATAAGGGTTTGCCAATATTCTAAAGTGGCAGGGAGGTCTCCAGGGTGGATAGTTATTTACAGTTGCAAGCCAATGCCTGGTATCCTCACAACACTGTGTGGTGTGAGGGAGAGCTTTGTACAGAACAGTTGCATGGAAAATAATGCTGGGCTGAAGCATAGTCAGCGCTGACAGGCTGTTGCTGAAATGTGAGGTATTTCCAAGTCCTCTCAAACGTGCATTAAACCACGTATCTTTGGCAGATCCTACCATGGCCACAAGACGATGAAGGATTTTGTTCGACGAAGACGCTGGGCCAGGTAAGGGATTAAGTTATGGATATAAAGTTTAGAATTCAGACATGCTCCTTTCTTAAGAGCAAGCTGTTTAGTCCCTTAAATATCTCTCCGCTAACAAAGGGCAAAAGCACTGAAACCTGCATTGAAGAACCCATCTCCAGCAGGGCAGCCCATGGCTTTAGCAACCacttaaattacatttttcactTCCAACCTTTGCACACAAGTGTCCCAACGTTTCCGTTGTGACTGTGTGAGATCTCTGGGTAGAAGCCTTCTGGTCACAGTTCAGATCAAGGTTCTTGTCACAGGACAGAGTGCCCGAAGTATCGCCTCGTGGACTGCAGTCCTACAGGCAGCCTGCCGCAGTGTTCCCCTTTAAGGGGCTTCTTCAAAACCTCAAACCCTTGTGTCCAGTCACAGCCTATTTCGGGTTCTGGtttgttaaataaacaaaaaaattcaaaatgaagctCTCGTAAGCCATTTATCCCCTTATTAGGACACGCTCAGGCCTTCCCTACCATAGTCTCACTTCCCCAAGTCCCAGCTTTCTCTACTGGAGCCTACTTTCACCCAGCAGCCTCTGTATTCTAGTCTCCCTGAGCATCTTTCACTTCCTGCTGCTCATTACAAGGGAATCAGCTAAACCCCCTACAGATGAGCCTTAGTAACTAGGGTTGGCTGGGCCCAGGCctctagcccttaaaggggcagaccaCCCTTTTATAGCTCCCTTTACAAATGGTGGTTAAATGATTAGTAGATGTTGTTAGAGAGTCCGCCAAGCCAGTAGGTTGCTTGTAACCATTTATAACACATGCCTCATATGCTTAGATTGCAGGctcttagggcagggactgtctttttgttctatgtttgtacaccacctagcacaatggtctatgactggggctcctaggcactacaatacACATAACAATAGGGCTTTAACCCTCTTATAGATGGAGTCCTAATATAAATGTGACCAGCACCACCTACTTACTAGGCAACTGATGACTTTCCAGCCAGGCTTTACTGTAATTGGATGGAACCAGAAAAGATCAAACCGTTACTGTATCCTGCCTTGAGCAGGAAGCACCCCTGCACCCTGCTCTTTCCCGAGGGATCCTGGGGCAATTCTGAATCACTCTAGTTTTCCTCATGCATTTTCTTGTGCTAAGCTGTCAAACACCCTTACTAATGAGGTGCTATGAGCCTACAAATTAAAGACTTTGATGTTTGGTGCTTGTTTTGTGGCTGCAGAGTCAACGTTTTAGGCCTCAAGCATCTCTTCCTCCCGCTCAGCAAGGCCCTCGGGCCACAAACAGTTCTGCTGTATGTCCTGTAACAAATTGAACTAACCAAATGAACTAAGTGCTGATGCCAAATATAACTGACACAAGTTGAGAAAAGTCTTGAGCCCAACTGTTCCTCTCTTTCAGTTGcacaaattaaaattgaaaacaaatagGGGATTGCTTAGGGCTAGATCCTGGATTTGTGGgttggaggagagagaaattccCAGTGTTCCCGGGCTGGGTGCAG
This window of the Chelonia mydas isolate rCheMyd1 chromosome 10, rCheMyd1.pri.v2, whole genome shotgun sequence genome carries:
- the TECPR1 gene encoding tectonin beta-propeller repeat-containing protein 1 isoform X4: MAMPNSLLWAVDIFGRVYTLSTAGQYWELCKDRQLEFKRVSAIKHCCWGIACDHQVYAYIFSSDVPIRYQEETYENQRWNPVGGFCEKLMPSDRWQWSDVSGLKHQQLDSFTLPSPHWEWESDWYVDENIGGEPTEKGGWTYAIDFPATYAKDKKWNSCVRRRRWIRYRRYKSRDTWAKITSPDDPNQLPDPFNDISIGGWEITDEPMGRLSVWAVSLQGRVWYREDVCHHNPEGSWWSLIATPGEAVQISCGPYDLLWATLWEGQAIVREGIDRNNPQGISWTIVEPPSSENGILHISVGVNVVWAVTKDRKVWFRRGVNSHNPCGTSWIEMVGEMMMVNVGLNDQVWGIGCEDRAVYFRQGVTPSELSGKTWKAIVSGRESDRSQTGSSTSLLSAGCFFSDDVREQMNLIVQSDADISSDTESPQIHPNLADMPLSGAAASVNGNSVGSQSAEASANLAVDPLDSTPEEVSPASDNGKKAGLEKPKSSADQDPHPAELQWTNIDLKEAHKKPLLAASTFPETSSLSSLGMFSVGVEEHYGADEHPLWAWVCGGGCLVDSHSLLKWFTLQSGLLSSVQSLSLSISPAQTAAWRKQIFQQLSERTKRELENFRHYEQAIEQSVWVKTGTLQWWRSWKPHKWTDVRVALEQFTGNDGMRDSILFIYYMYHEEKKYMHVFLNEVTILVEVLNDAKHSFALYTPERTKQRWPIRLAAATEQEMHDWLALLSMSCRESRRIQGPPSHQAIWSVTCKGDIFVSEPSPELEAAPHLMPCDQMFWRQIGGHLRLIECNSHGIVWGIGYDHTAWVYTGGYGGGFIQGLTSSADNIYMQSDVKCVYIYENQRWNPVTGYSNRGLPTDRYMWSDASGLQECTKVNTKPPSPQWSWVSDWCIDFNISGGTDREGWQYAADFPASYHGHKTMKDFVRRRRWAREHHGFTWEQISPSCRSRLGHSTKSGLLPEMALPSTGVQCLQKNLQAIVGTISLHLQNKN